One genomic region from Nostoc sphaeroides encodes:
- a CDS encoding calcium-binding protein, whose product MAFFFGTTSPDNISGTSGNDTIVGWAGNGNANSPSGNDILNGLAGNDSLAGGTDNDTLDGGLGADSLNGGTGDDTYIVDSAVDTITEAANSGTDTVLSSVTYTLGANLENLRLTGTSAINATGNSLNNILIGTNLSRNTLNGRAGDDSIIGGSGDDILNGEEGDDRLRSGLDNDRLNGGSGDDVLISVFAGGFPGGNLLPPGLGETDTLTGGTGADRFILGDFINVYYDDNNSANPGFGDFATITDFDSSQDQIQLKGSLLDYRLEAIGNNTRIFLDKPGAEPDEIISVVLGRNNLTLDSDDFLFNFEGEIAGKGTNNSLLTSEVLGSLSSGSNVNASGQIATVQPGDNSDFDFYNFSLANSGTVTIRTVTSGDSVLGLFNDIGTLVQTDDDGRSDKSSLITSSLSAGTYSISVSKYPLLPEDGGTFSGSGSTPDFSYTLEVSVV is encoded by the coding sequence ATGGCATTTTTTTTCGGTACTACAAGTCCTGACAATATTTCCGGGACTTCGGGAAATGACACCATAGTAGGTTGGGCTGGTAATGGTAATGCCAATAGTCCCTCAGGTAACGATATCTTGAATGGTTTGGCTGGTAACGATTCCCTTGCAGGTGGGACTGACAATGACACACTTGATGGGGGCTTGGGTGCTGACAGTTTGAATGGAGGAACAGGCGATGACACCTACATCGTTGACAGTGCTGTTGATACGATTACCGAAGCTGCAAATTCAGGCACAGATACCGTCCTGTCTTCTGTCACCTACACACTAGGCGCCAATCTGGAGAATCTGAGGCTGACGGGAACTAGCGCCATCAATGCGACAGGTAACAGTCTTAATAACATCCTCATCGGTACTAATTTGAGCCGCAACACTCTGAATGGAAGAGCAGGCGATGACTCAATAATCGGTGGTAGCGGCGATGATATCCTCAACGGTGAGGAAGGCGATGATAGACTACGAAGCGGACTTGACAATGACAGACTCAATGGCGGGTCTGGAGATGATGTCCTCATCAGTGTTTTTGCTGGTGGTTTTCCTGGTGGTAATCTGCTTCCACCTGGATTAGGGGAAACTGATACCTTGACTGGTGGGACTGGGGCAGATAGATTTATCCTGGGGGACTTCATAAATGTTTACTACGACGATAACAACAGTGCGAATCCTGGTTTTGGGGACTTCGCTACTATTACTGACTTCGACTCTAGCCAAGATCAAATTCAACTCAAAGGATCTCTACTGGACTACCGTCTAGAAGCTATTGGAAACAACACACGAATATTCTTAGACAAACCTGGAGCAGAGCCAGATGAAATTATAAGTGTTGTTCTGGGGAGAAACAATCTCACACTTGATAGTGATGACTTCCTTTTCAATTTTGAGGGGGAAATTGCTGGAAAAGGTACAAACAACTCACTGTTAACCTCTGAAGTGTTAGGTTCCTTGTCATCAGGCTCAAACGTTAATGCTTCAGGCCAGATAGCAACAGTTCAACCGGGAGACAATTCCGATTTCGACTTTTATAATTTTTCTTTAGCAAATTCAGGAACTGTCACTATCAGGACGGTGACATCGGGAGATTCAGTTCTCGGACTGTTTAACGATATTGGGACTTTGGTGCAAACTGACGACGATGGTCGCAGTGACAAGTCGTCATTAATTACCAGTTCGTTGAGTGCGGGTACATACTCCATTTCAGTGAGTAAATATCCTTTATTACCTGAAGATGGCGGAACTTTCTCTGGTAGCGGCTCTACACCTGATTTTTCTTATACGCTAGAAGTCAGTGTGGTATAA
- a CDS encoding pre-peptidase C-terminal domain-containing protein: protein MAFIFGKTTADNLFGTSANDTIVGWASGGNANSTSGNDTLNGADGNDSLAGGTANDSLIGGNGNDTLDGGTGNNTLIGGAGNDTFIGSQGNDSINGGDGIDTADYSQLDQVIILSGVGTIEKPGGFGQDQLFKVERVVANANVANNTIDASQSLTGVSIAVNLRTQSLAADNVPGLGKLSFTAVNFDNVKGTNGNDSITGDSQNNQLFGNNGNDTLDGGLGTDTLIGGAGDDTYLVDTSLDTITEGANSGTDTVRSSVNYTLRPNLENLTLREGSDIIGTGNSLNNFIFGNTSNNILNGGAGNDTLDGSNGNDVLNGGDGNDSLQGGPGNEVLNGGAGDDILIGVFPGSPLPPGIGETESFTGGAGADRFILGDAANVFYDDNNTTNPGFGDLASITDFDSSQDRIELKGAPQDYRLQVAGSNTRIFLEKPGIEQDEIIGILEGKINLRLDSDDFLFYERENAGEGINNSLDSAEGLGSLSSGSNVNLLAELAIVQPGDNSDFDFFTFSLANPETVTISTVTSGDTVLGLFNIAGNLVTSNDDSGGGSSSLITTSLLSGTYFISVSKFALLPEDGGIFSGSTSNADFSYTLQVSLA, encoded by the coding sequence ATGGCATTTATTTTCGGCAAAACAACTGCTGACAATCTCTTTGGGACTTCGGCAAATGACACGATAGTTGGTTGGGCTAGTGGTGGTAATGCCAATAGTACCTCCGGTAACGACACTTTGAATGGTGCAGATGGTAACGATTCCCTCGCAGGTGGGACGGCAAACGACAGTCTAATTGGTGGAAATGGCAATGACACACTTGATGGGGGCACAGGAAATAACACTCTAATAGGTGGTGCAGGCAATGACACCTTCATAGGCAGTCAGGGTAACGACAGCATTAATGGCGGAGATGGTATTGATACCGCAGACTACAGTCAACTAGATCAAGTCATTATTTTGTCAGGTGTTGGAACCATTGAAAAACCTGGCGGATTTGGGCAAGACCAACTCTTTAAAGTAGAAAGGGTTGTTGCTAATGCTAATGTTGCCAACAACACTATAGATGCATCCCAATCTTTGACTGGGGTATCTATCGCTGTTAACCTCAGAACCCAAAGCTTGGCTGCTGATAACGTTCCTGGTTTGGGAAAATTGTCATTTACCGCAGTCAACTTTGACAATGTTAAAGGCACAAATGGAAATGACAGCATTACTGGTGATAGCCAAAATAACCAATTGTTTGGTAATAATGGCAATGACACACTTGATGGGGGCTTGGGTACTGACACTTTGATTGGGGGAGCAGGCGACGACACTTACTTGGTTGACACTAGTCTTGATACCATTACAGAGGGTGCAAATTCAGGCACAGATACCGTCCGGTCTTCTGTCAACTACACACTACGCCCCAATCTGGAGAATCTGACGTTGAGGGAAGGTAGCGACATCATCGGCACAGGTAACAGTCTTAACAACTTTATTTTTGGTAATACTTCTAACAACATTTTAAATGGCGGAGCAGGCAATGATACTCTAGATGGTAGTAATGGCAATGATGTCCTCAATGGTGGCGATGGCAATGATAGTCTACAGGGCGGCCCCGGCAATGAGGTACTCAATGGCGGGGCTGGAGACGATATCCTCATCGGTGTTTTCCCTGGTAGTCCGCTTCCACCTGGAATAGGGGAAACTGAGAGCTTCACAGGTGGGGCTGGGGCAGATAGATTTATCCTGGGTGACGCTGCAAATGTTTTCTACGACGATAACAACACTACGAATCCTGGTTTTGGGGACTTAGCTAGTATTACTGACTTCGACTCTAGCCAAGATCGAATTGAACTCAAAGGAGCTCCACAGGACTACCGTCTGCAAGTTGCTGGAAGCAACACACGAATATTCTTAGAAAAACCCGGAATAGAGCAAGATGAAATCATAGGTATTCTGGAAGGGAAAATCAATCTCAGACTTGATAGTGATGACTTCCTTTTCTATGAGCGGGAAAATGCTGGAGAAGGTATAAACAACTCACTAGACAGTGCCGAAGGATTAGGTTCCTTATCATCAGGCTCAAACGTTAATCTCTTGGCCGAGTTAGCAATAGTTCAACCAGGGGATAATTCCGATTTCGACTTTTTTACATTTTCTTTAGCAAATCCAGAAACTGTCACTATCAGTACGGTGACATCTGGAGATACAGTTCTCGGTCTGTTTAACATTGCAGGGAATTTAGTGACTAGTAACGACGATAGTGGCGGTGGCAGTTCGTCATTAATCACCACTTCCCTACTCTCCGGTACGTACTTCATTTCAGTGAGTAAATTTGCTTTATTGCCTGAAGATGGCGGAATTTTCTCTGGTAGCACTTCTAACGCTGATTTTTCTTATACCCTACAAGTCAGTTTGGCATAA
- a CDS encoding calcium-binding protein — protein sequence MAFIFGKTSADNLSGTSENDTIVGWASGDNANSRSGQDILNGLAGNDSLAGGTENDSLIGGNGNDTLDGGLGTDTLNGGAGDDTYLVDTSLDTITEGANSGTDTVRSSITYTLRPNLENLTLREGSDIIGTGNSLNNFIFANTSNNILYGGAGNDTLDGNNGNDVLNGGDGNDSLQGGPGNEVLNGGAGDDILIGVFPGSPLPPGIGETERFTGGAGADRFILGDAANVFYDDNNTTNPGFGDLASITDFDSSQDKIELKGAPQDYRLQVAGSNTRIFLEKPGIEQDEIIGILEGKTNLRLDSNDFLFYERENAGEGINNSLDSAEGLGSLSSGSNVNLLAELATVQPADGPDFDFFTFSLANPETVTISTVTSGDTVLGLFNIAGNLVTSDNDSSDRRFESLITTSLLSGTYTISVSKYSLLPEDGGNFSATGKITPDLSYTLQVTLA from the coding sequence ATGGCATTTATTTTCGGCAAAACTAGTGCTGACAATCTTTCAGGGACTTCGGAAAATGACACTATAGTTGGTTGGGCTAGTGGTGATAATGCCAATAGTCGCTCCGGTCAAGATATCTTGAATGGTTTAGCTGGTAACGATTCCCTCGCAGGTGGGACGGAGAACGACAGTCTAATTGGTGGAAATGGCAATGACACACTTGATGGGGGCTTGGGTACTGACACCTTGAATGGGGGAGCAGGCGACGACACTTACTTGGTTGACACTAGTCTTGATACCATTACAGAGGGTGCAAATTCAGGCACAGATACCGTCCGGTCTTCTATCACCTACACACTACGCCCCAATCTGGAGAATCTGACGTTGAGGGAAGGTAGCGACATCATCGGCACAGGTAACAGTCTTAACAACTTTATTTTTGCTAATACTTCTAACAACATTTTATATGGCGGAGCAGGCAATGATACTCTAGATGGTAATAATGGCAATGATGTCCTCAATGGTGGCGATGGCAATGATAGTCTACAGGGCGGCCCCGGCAATGAGGTACTCAATGGCGGGGCTGGAGACGATATCCTCATCGGTGTTTTCCCTGGTAGTCCGCTTCCACCTGGAATAGGGGAAACTGAGCGCTTCACAGGTGGGGCTGGGGCAGATAGATTTATCCTGGGTGACGCTGCAAATGTTTTCTACGACGATAACAACACTACGAATCCTGGCTTTGGGGACTTAGCTAGTATTACTGACTTCGACTCTAGCCAAGATAAAATTGAACTCAAAGGAGCTCCACAGGACTACCGTCTGCAAGTTGCTGGAAGCAACACACGAATATTCTTAGAAAAACCCGGAATAGAGCAAGATGAAATCATAGGTATTCTGGAAGGGAAAACCAATCTCAGACTTGATAGTAATGACTTCCTTTTCTATGAGCGGGAAAATGCTGGAGAAGGTATAAACAACTCACTAGACAGCGCTGAAGGATTAGGTTCCTTATCATCAGGCTCAAACGTTAATCTCTTGGCCGAGTTAGCAACAGTGCAACCGGCGGACGGTCCCGATTTCGACTTTTTTACATTTTCTTTAGCAAATCCAGAAACTGTCACTATCAGTACGGTGACATCTGGAGATACAGTTCTCGGTCTGTTTAACATTGCAGGGAATTTAGTGACTAGTGACAACGATAGTAGCGATCGCCGCTTCGAGTCATTAATCACCACTTCCCTACTCTCCGGTACGTACACCATTTCAGTGAGTAAATATTCTTTATTGCCTGAAGATGGTGGAAATTTCTCTGCTACTGGCAAAATTACTCCTGATCTTTCTTATACGTTACAAGTCACTTTGGCATAA
- a CDS encoding type II toxin-antitoxin system VapC family toxin: MKILLDTNIIVDDALEREPFLEASEQVLVLIEQGQVEGYISASTFSDLYYIIRRARGREWTLTYLRQLVNFCRVATVESTAINMALNLNFRDFEDAIQYSAAVLNHLDAIITRNPRDFPVATPRIITPEELIQELTNTQ, encoded by the coding sequence GTGAAAATCTTGTTAGACACCAACATCATTGTAGATGATGCCCTTGAGCGTGAACCTTTCCTAGAGGCAAGCGAACAAGTGTTGGTGCTAATTGAGCAAGGACAGGTAGAAGGTTATATTTCCGCTTCAACTTTTAGTGATTTGTATTACATCATCCGCAGGGCAAGAGGTCGAGAGTGGACACTTACTTATTTAAGGCAGTTGGTCAACTTCTGCCGTGTCGCTACTGTAGAAAGTACCGCAATCAATATGGCACTAAACCTTAATTTTAGAGATTTTGAAGACGCTATTCAATACAGCGCTGCGGTACTCAATCACTTGGATGCTATTATTACTCGCAACCCTAGAGATTTTCCAGTTGCTACTCCCAGAATTATCACACCTGAAGAGTTGATTCAGGAACTAACAAATACTCAATAA
- a CDS encoding succinylglutamate desuccinylase/aspartoacylase family protein, producing MLPVIESIVLRQMALGDRLYLQLYKFIGAQPGKKVYIQSNLHGAEIAGNAVIHQLIEFLLTVNDTDLTGEIWLVPVCNPMGTNERAHHFSPGRYCIYEAKDWNRIFWDYEKEADDLVAFTKSQLHIDPKVIRQNYLTIIKQKFAKILEKINSPSAVPYTELFSYKLQNFSLDADYLIDLHSSTNQALDYVYYFRNREDSAKYFLLDFGILLDKYDGDAFDEAFIKPWLALEACFKELGRDIKFDVEAWTLELGSGMQMNPDSVDKGIRGVKNYLAQKGVLQIPDLSDDIKTHEMTFASSSNRKKYYAIAGGMIQSRIELGSTVKAGQKLYQILSFNKEGKLPSVIDVYAQQDGLVYDVATNQAVNEGEFVLGVIS from the coding sequence ATGCTACCAGTTATTGAAAGCATTGTATTACGTCAAATGGCTTTGGGCGATCGCCTCTACTTACAACTATACAAATTCATCGGCGCTCAACCTGGTAAAAAGGTATACATTCAATCTAATCTGCACGGTGCAGAAATTGCTGGTAATGCCGTAATTCACCAGCTAATTGAGTTTTTATTAACAGTAAATGATACAGATTTAACTGGAGAAATTTGGCTGGTTCCCGTTTGTAATCCAATGGGTACAAATGAACGCGCTCATCATTTTTCCCCTGGACGATATTGCATTTACGAAGCCAAAGACTGGAATCGCATATTTTGGGATTACGAGAAAGAAGCTGATGATTTAGTAGCTTTTACTAAATCTCAACTTCATATTGATCCAAAGGTCATTCGACAAAATTATCTAACTATAATTAAGCAAAAATTTGCAAAAATTTTAGAAAAAATTAATTCTCCTAGTGCAGTGCCATACACTGAGCTTTTTAGCTATAAGTTGCAAAATTTCAGTTTAGATGCAGACTACTTAATTGATTTACATAGTTCTACCAATCAAGCTTTAGACTACGTTTATTACTTCCGAAATCGAGAAGATAGTGCAAAATACTTCTTACTCGATTTCGGGATCTTACTTGATAAATACGATGGTGATGCTTTTGATGAAGCTTTTATCAAACCTTGGTTAGCACTAGAAGCTTGTTTTAAAGAGTTGGGTAGAGATATCAAGTTTGATGTGGAAGCTTGGACGCTAGAATTAGGCTCAGGAATGCAAATGAACCCTGATTCAGTTGATAAAGGTATACGAGGTGTAAAAAACTATTTAGCCCAAAAAGGTGTACTGCAAATTCCTGATTTATCAGATGATATAAAAACCCATGAAATGACTTTTGCATCTAGCAGCAACCGGAAAAAATATTATGCGATCGCAGGTGGTATGATTCAATCCAGAATCGAATTAGGTAGTACAGTCAAAGCTGGACAAAAGCTGTATCAAATTCTCAGTTTTAATAAAGAAGGTAAGTTACCTAGTGTAATTGATGTCTACGCTCAACAAGATGGATTAGTTTATGATGTTGCAACCAATCAAGCTGTGAATGAAGGTGAATTTGTCTTGGGAGTTATTAGTTAG
- a CDS encoding phosphoglycerate kinase, with the protein MSKKSLASLSSADISGKRALVRVDFNVPVDDQGNITDDTRIRAALPTIRDLTQKGAKVILASHFGRPKGVDDKLRLTPVAKRLSELLGQEVVKTDDSIGDEVAAKVGALENGQVLLLENVRFYPEEEKNDSEFAKKLAANADFYVNDAFGTAHRAHASTEGVTKFLSPSVAGYLVEKELQYLQNAIENPQRPLAAIIGGSKVSSKIGVIETLLEKCDKLIIGGGMIFTFYKARGLNVGKSLVEEDKLELAKSLEAKAKERGVALLLPTDVVVADNFAPDANSQTVSIENIPDGWMGLDIGPDSVKFFQESLADTKTVIWNGPMGVFEFDKFAVGTEAIAHTLAEIGKTGTTTIIGGGDSVAAVEKVGLADQMSHISTGGGASLELLEGKVLPGIAALDDA; encoded by the coding sequence GTGTCCAAAAAAAGTTTAGCAAGTTTATCTTCGGCTGATATATCTGGGAAACGTGCCTTAGTGCGGGTTGACTTTAATGTGCCTGTGGACGATCAAGGCAACATTACCGACGATACTCGCATTCGCGCCGCTCTACCAACCATCAGAGATTTGACGCAGAAGGGTGCTAAGGTCATTCTCGCCAGCCATTTTGGCCGTCCTAAAGGTGTGGATGACAAATTACGCCTAACTCCCGTTGCCAAGCGTCTCTCGGAGTTACTGGGGCAAGAAGTCGTTAAAACTGATGACTCCATTGGCGATGAAGTTGCAGCTAAAGTTGGCGCCCTGGAAAATGGCCAAGTGCTGTTACTGGAAAATGTCCGTTTTTACCCAGAAGAGGAGAAAAACGACTCAGAATTTGCGAAAAAATTGGCAGCTAATGCTGATTTTTATGTAAATGATGCTTTTGGTACTGCACACCGCGCCCATGCTTCTACCGAAGGTGTGACTAAATTCCTCAGCCCTTCTGTGGCTGGATATTTGGTTGAGAAGGAATTGCAATATCTGCAAAACGCTATTGAAAATCCCCAACGTCCTTTGGCGGCAATTATTGGCGGTTCCAAGGTTTCCAGTAAAATAGGCGTGATTGAAACGTTGCTGGAGAAGTGCGACAAGCTAATCATCGGTGGTGGGATGATTTTCACCTTCTACAAAGCCCGTGGTTTGAATGTTGGTAAGTCGTTGGTAGAAGAAGACAAGCTAGAACTAGCGAAGTCTTTGGAAGCTAAGGCTAAAGAACGGGGCGTTGCTTTATTGCTTCCCACAGATGTGGTAGTGGCAGATAACTTTGCCCCTGATGCCAATTCTCAAACCGTTAGTATTGAGAATATCCCCGACGGTTGGATGGGCTTGGATATTGGGCCAGACTCGGTGAAATTTTTCCAAGAGAGCCTTGCAGATACCAAAACGGTAATTTGGAACGGGCCAATGGGTGTATTTGAGTTTGATAAGTTTGCGGTAGGTACCGAAGCGATCGCTCATACCCTTGCTGAAATTGGCAAAACTGGCACAACCACCATTATCGGCGGTGGTGACTCGGTAGCGGCTGTGGAAAAGGTTGGTTTAGCCGATCAAATGAGCCACATCTCTACCGGCGGCGGCGCTAGCTTAGAGTTACTTGAAGGCAAGGTATTGCCTGGAATTGCAGCTTTAGATGATGCGTAA
- a CDS encoding DUF1392 domain-containing protein, translating to MINQIVTLESCWHSSLPWGKAMPPLAVQILEKVFLSNSDISGYCCGVQWEKEEWIYAIICCREILYLSQEEFSGTNLVEKATVPTPAFQLGDVVEVDFSEEPARRIIQGIFSLKNNWLYAVEWRSPTLSEMASAQSRIIWLADVDLVKVNV from the coding sequence ATGATTAATCAAATTGTCACTTTAGAATCTTGTTGGCATAGTTCTCTACCGTGGGGAAAAGCCATGCCACCATTAGCAGTTCAAATCCTGGAAAAAGTTTTCTTATCAAACTCTGATATATCAGGCTACTGTTGTGGTGTCCAATGGGAGAAAGAGGAATGGATTTATGCCATTATCTGCTGTCGTGAAATACTCTACTTGTCTCAAGAAGAATTTTCTGGAACAAACTTAGTGGAAAAAGCCACAGTTCCTACACCAGCTTTTCAATTAGGGGATGTGGTGGAAGTTGATTTTAGTGAAGAACCAGCACGGCGGATTATTCAAGGGATTTTTAGCCTGAAAAACAATTGGCTTTATGCAGTAGAATGGCGTTCCCCAACTTTGTCAGAAATGGCATCGGCTCAAAGTAGAATTATCTGGCTTGCGGATGTGGATTTAGTAAAAGTGAATGTATGA
- a CDS encoding substrate-binding domain-containing protein: MTDAQGQTSKQFSDIEDLIARQVEAIFLAPREYEGLTPALETARAAKIPVFLIDREAAGRPGEHFVSFLGSLTFDF; encoded by the coding sequence ATGACGGATGCTCAGGGGCAGACATCGAAGCAATTTTCCGACATCGAAGATTTAATCGCCCGACAAGTCGAGGCCATATTTCTCGCGCCACGCGAATATGAGGGTCTTACACCTGCTCTCGAAACAGCGAGAGCGGCAAAAATACCAGTATTTCTCATCGACCGTGAAGCTGCGGGAAGACCAGGCGAGCATTTCGTCAGCTTTCTCGGTTCTTTGACTTTTGATTTTTGA
- a CDS encoding universal stress protein — MFKTVLFPIDQSRETREAADVVTNVVKKYSSRLVLLSVVEEPPKDAPSADDPMVSPEVVAKLLSNAQSLFSGQGIQSEILERRGKPAFTICDVADEIGADLIIMGCRGLGLTEEGADDSVTTRVINLSPCPVLIVP, encoded by the coding sequence ATATTTAAGACAGTACTATTTCCTATCGATCAAAGCCGGGAAACGCGGGAAGCTGCTGATGTGGTGACCAACGTAGTCAAAAAGTACAGCAGTCGCTTGGTGCTGCTGTCTGTGGTGGAAGAACCACCAAAAGATGCGCCTAGTGCAGATGATCCGATGGTGTCACCAGAGGTAGTTGCCAAGCTGCTGTCCAATGCCCAATCTTTATTTTCTGGGCAAGGAATTCAATCTGAAATCCTGGAAAGGCGGGGTAAACCAGCTTTTACTATCTGCGATGTCGCTGATGAAATCGGCGCTGATTTAATCATTATGGGCTGTCGGGGGCTAGGCTTGACTGAAGAGGGAGCGGATGATAGTGTTACCACTCGCGTGATTAATCTTTCCCCTTGCCCAGTGCTGATTGTGCCCTAG
- a CDS encoding TauD/TfdA dioxygenase family protein: protein MTPITKHQSRLGVEVLRGCNLSSLTNLESRELKESLWKHGVVVVRQQQLTAQQLKEFAKETFGDFMFGGPPKTLDPDISPDLQSQYVYILGNPKGLFPDTAQKYAWQWHHDKDGLPRTEGLDMNALYVVMLYGIEVPEGENGQPHTTEFLDMIEAYNNLDHQHQQQLEQMSMYHSPPMFSKNPDVDTDIPRKVHPIVSTHKVTGKKGLYLGSDTAIAVGMEDRPEEAKRFWQDLFATVLECTPIYSHVWQPGDIIFWDNSQVMHRGRPYDATKYKRIALRLGVVDKG, encoded by the coding sequence ATGACTCCAATAACTAAACACCAATCAAGACTGGGAGTTGAAGTCCTGCGGGGTTGCAATCTTAGCTCCCTCACAAATCTAGAGTCGCGTGAATTAAAGGAATCACTTTGGAAACATGGCGTTGTAGTAGTCAGACAGCAACAGCTTACCGCACAACAATTAAAAGAATTTGCCAAGGAGACTTTTGGCGATTTTATGTTTGGCGGCCCTCCTAAAACATTAGATCCTGATATTAGTCCAGACTTACAAAGCCAATATGTCTATATATTGGGCAATCCTAAAGGGCTGTTTCCTGATACAGCGCAGAAATATGCGTGGCAATGGCATCATGATAAAGATGGTCTGCCCCGCACAGAGGGACTGGATATGAACGCACTATATGTTGTGATGCTTTATGGAATAGAAGTGCCGGAAGGTGAAAATGGGCAGCCCCATACTACAGAGTTTCTCGACATGATAGAGGCTTATAATAACCTAGATCATCAACATCAGCAGCAGTTAGAGCAGATGTCGATGTATCACTCGCCACCAATGTTTTCTAAAAATCCCGATGTAGATACTGATATACCGAGGAAAGTGCATCCGATTGTGTCTACTCACAAAGTCACTGGTAAAAAGGGATTATATCTAGGTTCGGACACTGCGATCGCAGTTGGTATGGAAGATAGACCAGAGGAAGCAAAACGTTTCTGGCAGGATTTGTTTGCGACTGTTCTAGAATGCACACCAATCTACTCTCATGTTTGGCAGCCAGGAGATATTATTTTTTGGGACAACTCCCAGGTGATGCACAGAGGTAGACCCTATGATGCAACGAAATACAAGCGAATTGCGTTGCGTTTAGGTGTTGTAGACAAGGGATAA